A genome region from Anolis carolinensis isolate JA03-04 chromosome 6, rAnoCar3.1.pri, whole genome shotgun sequence includes the following:
- the LOC100566841 gene encoding E3 ubiquitin-protein ligase TRIM56-like → MALPASPFFKTVPNTSRNLMARIRRREGPRERGEEGEEEAYLRRDGFAFVSLSAEGRRRGEGAAWLQVLRPLRPRWWDPDMAAAQGHSAAPSAAPSSSWLWEALASGFLSCPICLERFSRPKILPCLHTYCQGCLETLLDGRAEEEAEEAAEEEADAQTLRCPECRVRVPLPAGGVAALKTNFFINGLLDLACPAGRAPSSPACALCPLIGQEPPRPASSHCLDCADDMCPSCAGGHRCSRLTHNHRVVDMEGYLSGRYDREVRERQASRCKKHSGEELRFFCDRCAAPLCRECRLGPHLQHPCRTLAEAAEERRLAVEELLGKVEAVARRLATDRAGLEAAVEGLEAGQARIRTRVEEACSRAVAWLLSQREEVLARLSEHVEERRKAWAALRSELELQEQVASSTAAFARRVLTQGQGVEVLSLEQLVSERLKELQEGHSDETLQIRLPRLEIDLADLEGGRSPFRLEEEGEEEEEEEELSRAEKKRRKKKTKKQQQQQEPQTGGEAPKAPSPEKPSSQEVLPAAPSRAAPKAFFSCSFWAKTPTDKRRPQVTGLCPFGPGELLVADETNGQLKRFSLQGEFRGTVPVPEGVAPFSVAALGSKVAFTAGSRLFLLDGHGGLAWEKALPKGQANHAMAALGSDRLAVSVTGHVELYNLEGQQVGKVRPGGSARHCLVFLARREGGFVGSDWHYNSVVLFAENGGLVAECQERQLGGCQPGSVCTDPRGTVYVVLRELNRVLALSPAGEVLGDFLTAENGIDRPRMATVAGDGRLAVALCNGTIHVFKIRY, encoded by the exons ATGGCCTTACCCGCCTCTCCGTTTTTTAAGACAGTCCCAAACACATCACGCAACCTAATGGCGAGGATTCGGCGGAGGGAGGGGCCAAGAGAGcgaggggaggagggggaggaggaggcgtATTTGCGGCGGGACGGTTTCGCTTTCGTTTCTCTGTCCGCAGAAGGACGGCGGCGGGGAGAGGGGGCTGCGTGGCTTCAG GTCCTGCGACCCCTTCGTCCCAGGTGGTGGGACCCCGACATGGCAGCCGCCCAAGGCCACTCCGCCGCCCCCAGCGCAGCCCCTTCGTCCTCCTGGCTGTGGGAGGCGCTGGCCAGTGGGTTCCTCTCCTGCCCCATCTGCCTGGAGCGCTTCAGCCGGCCCAAGATCCTGCCCTGCCTCCACACTTACTGCCAGGGCTGCCTGGAGACACTGCTGGACGGGCGGGcggaggaggaagcggaggaggcgGCCGAGGAGGAGGCGGATGCGCAGACGCTGCGCTGCCCCGAGTGCCGCGTCCGGGTGCCCCTCCCGGCCGGAGGGGTGGCCGCCCTCAAGACCAACTTCTTCATCAACGGGCTGCTGGACCTGGCCTGCCCCGCAGGGAGGGCGCCCTCCTCCCCCGCCTGCGCCCTGTGCCCCCTCATCGGGCAGGAGCCCCCCCGGCCGGCCTCCTCGCACTGCCTGGACTGTGCCGACGACATGTGCCCGTCCTGTGCTGGGGGGCACCGCTGCTCCCGGCTGACGCACAACCACCGCGTGGTGGACATGGAGGGATACCTCTCAGGGCGCTACGACCGGGAGGTGCGGGAGCGGCAGGCCTCCCGCTGCAAGAAGCACTCTGGGGAGGAGTTGCGCTTCTTCTGCGACCGTTGCGCGGCCCCGCTTTGCCGGGAGTGCCGCCTGGGCCCTCACCTGCAGCATCCCTGCCGGACCCTGGCCGAAGCGGCCGAGGAGCGCCGCCTGGCAGTCGAAGAGCTCCTGGGGAAGGTCGAGGCGGTGGCACGTCGCTTGGCCACAGACAGGGCCGGCCTGGAAGCCGCGGTGGAGGGGCTGGAGGCCGGCCAGGCCAGGATCCGGACCCGGGTGGAAGAGGCCTGTTCGCGGGCGGTGGCCTGGCTGCTGTCCCAGCGGGAGGAGGTGCTGGCCCGCCTTTCAGAGCACGTGGAGGAGCGGAGGAAGGCCTGGGCGGCCCTGCGCTCGGAGCTGGAGCTGCAGGAGCAGGTGGCCTCCAGCACAGCGGCCTTCGCCCGGAGGGTCCTGACCCAGGGCCAAGGGGTGGAGGTCCTCTCCCTGGAGCAACTGGTCTCTGAGCGGCTGAAGGAGCTCCAGGAGGGACACTCCGATGAGACGCTGCAGATCCGGCTGCCCCGGCTGGAGATTGACCTGGCGGACCTGGAGGGAGGCCGCAGCCCCTTCCGcctagaggaagagggagaggaagaagaagaggaggaggagctcaGCAGagcagagaagaagaggaggaagaagaagacgaagaagcagcagcagcagcaagagcccCAGACTGGGGGAGAGGCTCCCAAAGCCCCCAGCCCAGAAAAGCCCTCCAGTCAAGAGGTCCTACCTGCAGCTCCCAGCCGTGCGGCCCCCAAGGCCTtcttctcctgcagcttctgGGCCAAGACCCCCACGGACAAGCGGCGCCCGCAGGTGACCGGCCTGTGCCCCTTTGGCCCTGGGGAGCTTCTGGTGGCCGACGAGACGAACGGGCAGCTGAAGCGCTTCTCCTTGCAGGGGGAGTTCAGGGGGACGGTGCCGGTCCCCGAGGGGGTGGCGCCTTTCAGCGTGGCCGCCCTGGGCAGCAAGGTGGCCTTCACGGCCGGCTCCCGGCTCTTCCTCCTGGACGGCCATGGGGGGCTGGCCTGGGAGAAGGCGCTGCCAAAAGGTCAGGCCAACCATGCCATGGCGGCCTTGGGGAGCGACCGCCTGGCGGTCAGCGTAACTGGGCACGTGGAGCTCTACAACCTGGAAGGGCAGCAGGTGGGCAAGGTCCGGCCGGGGGGCTCTGCCAGGCACTGCCTGGTCTTCCTGGCCAGGCGTGAGGGGGGCTTTGTGGGGTCAGACTGGCACTATAACAGCGTGGTGCTCTTTGCAGAGAATGGGGGGCTGGTGGCCGAGTGCCAGGAGAGGCAGCTGGGGGGCTGCCAGCCGGGGTCTGTTTGCACCGACCCTCGGGGCACTGTCTATGTGGTCTTGAGGGAGCTTAACCGGGTGCTGGCCCTTTCCCCGGCCGGGGAGGTGCTCGGGGACTTCCTGACGGCCGAGAACGGCATTGACCGGCCCCGCATGGCCACCGTGGCTGGGGATGGGCGCTTGGCGGTGGCCCTCTGCAACGGGACCATCCACGTCTTTAAGATCAGGTACTAG
- the LOC103281826 gene encoding mucin-3A, with protein MKKFYEDVIGYLNVKVISLSPGSIIVNHVVNLSLPASGFNTSYEQSLAQIKEQLDTNKCTCPPCPKDPASASNSCLSWNKFIVTPNKPNLTDVCYVKDEQLKAYYVAAFVDTSVQCISPCNSLHPHHFQCGEGACQMQPKGPTCFCPQSGSYWFSGPHCEQRVSKVGLAVGVALGLALLLLLLLALAALLCWRRWRSPGEKGQRLGKSPADEEAWYENSPEWRPPETAPTQSPASDSPNDSEPSRSEAGSSPPEEGPERGTFRPRLDKVDTSLQARIARPQVTRL; from the exons atGAAAAAGTTCTACGAAGACGTCATTGGGTACCTGAACGTCAAGGTGATTTCTCTGAG tCCGGGCAGCATCATTGTGAATCACGTGGTGAACCTGAGCCTGCCTGCCTCCGGATTCAACACCTCTTACGAGCAATCCCTTGCGCAGATCAAGGAGCAGCTGGACACCAATAAATGCACCTGCCCACCATGTCCAAAGGATCCAG CTTCTGCCTCCAATTCTTGCCTCAGCTGGAACAAGTTCATTGTGACTCCAAACAAGCCGAACCTGACAG atGTGTGCTACGTGAAGGACGAACAGCTTAAGGCCTATTACGTGGCAGCCTTTGTGGACACCAGCGTCCAGTGCATCTCCCCCTGCAACAGCCTGCACCCACACCACTTCCAGTGTGGGGAGGGCGCCTGCCAGATGCAGCCCAAGGGGCCCACCTGCTT CTGCCCCCAGTCGGGCTCCTACTGGTTCTCCGGTCCGCACTGCGAGCAGCGGGTCAGCAAGGTGGGCCTGGCGGTGGGGGTGGCGCTGGGCCTGgcactgctgctcctcctcctcctggccttGGCCGCCCTCCTTTGCTGGCGCCGATGGAGGTCCCCTGGCGAGAAGGGTCAACG GCTAGGGAAGTCGCCCGCGGATGAGGAGGCCTGGTACGAGAACAGCCCCGAATGGAGGCCCCCCGAGACGGCTCCCACCCAAAGCCCTGCCTCCGACAGCCCCAATGACtcag AGCCCTCTCGCAGCGAGGCAGGGAGCTCACCCCCAGAAGAAGGGCCGGAGAGAGGCACCTTCCGGCCCCGGCTGGACAAAGTGGACACTTCTCTGCAG GCACGGATCGCCCGACCCCAAGTGACCCGCCTGTAA
- the LOC134292366 gene encoding uncharacterized protein LOC134292366, translating into MTNNTNSPNTTSAGPTTVTAIPISNHTESTATHSSMSSEIPISKASTSSSSPPPSTSTPFALTSKEYTSVTSTFISKKSTTTSEPTSTSHHAVVPSVPSKSTTVGTTSFSESTKTVFLPSSSSTINSSTTSRAMSPAIQTSHLPSTSHGNITVSTSSPSTTVSPSTSTKQSSTPPASSTTAPPWCKNGVPVGDHCQCFTPYTGQHCEQVQNTFPLVHVNVTVNVNITVENWKYDPSMSDHGSPAFKHFVNIFEKEVRSKSEVVLF; encoded by the exons ATGACAAATAACACCAACTCTCCGAATACCACATCTGCGGGACCCACCACTGTGACTGCAATCCCTATCTCCAACCACACGGAAAGTACCGCCACTCATTCCAGTATGTCATCAGAGATACCCATCAGCAAGGCATCAACGTCCTCCTCCAGTCCCCCACCAAGCACATCCACTCCTTTTGCACTGACTTCCAAGGAATACACTTCTGTGACTTCCACTTTCATCTCTAAGAAATCCACCACCACTTCTGAACCAACCTCCACCTCCCATCATGCAGTGGTTCCTTCTGTTCCTTCCAAGAGTACCACAGTGGGGACAACTTCGTTTTCTGAGTCAACCAAAACAGTATTTCTACCTTCTAGCTCTTCTACCATTAACAGCTCCACCACGTCGAGAGCCATGTCCCCGGCCATCCAAACCAGCCACTTGCCATCCACTTCTCATGGAAATATAACAGTCTCCACCTCGTCCCCttccacaactgtttctccaaGCACCTCCACGAAGCAGAGCTCCACTCCTCCTG CTTCCTCGACCACAGCGCCCCCTTGGTGCAAGAACGGGGTCCCTGTCGGGGATCACTGCCAGTGCTTCACCCCTTACACTGGACAGCACTGCGAGCAGGTGCAGAATACATTCCCCTTAG TGCACGTGAATGTCACGGTCAACGTCAACATAACTGTGGAAAACTGGAAATATGATCCCAGTATGTCGGATCACGGGTCCCCTGCCTTCAAACATTTTGTGAACATATTTGAGAAAGAGGTGAGGTCGAAGTCTGAAGTGGTTTTGTTCTGA
- the LOC134292367 gene encoding mucin-2-like encodes MTGPKLKEAGGGAIIRGARGHPWDYGATGAATSPNATSEASHTTVTALPTSHHTESAATSPNATSEASHTTVTALPTSHHTESAATSPNATSEASHTTVTALPTSHHTESAATSPNATSEASHISVTALPTSHHTESAATSPNATSEASHTTVTALPTSHHTESAATSPNATSEASHISVTALPTSHHTESAATSPNATSEASHITVTALPTSHHTESAATSPNATSEASHTTASHTTVTALPTSHHTESAATSPNATSEALHTTVTALPTSHHTESAATSPNATSEASHTTVTPLPTSHHTESAATSPNATSEASHTTVTALPTSHHTESAATSPNATSEASHTTVTPLPTSHHTESAATSPNATSEASHTTVTALPTSHHTESAATSPNATSEASHTTVTALPTSHHTESAATSPNATSEASHTTVTPLPTSHHTESAATSPNATSEASHTTVTALPTSHHTESAATSPNATSEASHTTVTPLPTSHHTESAATSPNATSEASHTTVTALPTSHHTESAATSPNATSEASHTTVTPLPTSHHTESAATSPNATSEASHTTVTPLPTSHHTESAVTPLPTSHHTESAATSPNATSEASHTTVTALPTSHHTESAATSPNATSEASHTTVTALPTSHHTESAATSPNATSEASHTTVTPLPMSHHTESAATSPNATSEASHISVTALPTSHHTESAATSPNATSEASHTTVTALPTSHHTESAATSLNATSEASHTTVTALPTSHHTESAVTSPNATSEASHTTVTALPTSHHTESAATSPNATSEASHTTVTALPTSHHTESAATSPNATSEASHTTVTALSTSHHTESAATSPNATSEASHTTVTALPTSHHTESAATSPNATSEASHTTVTPLPTSHHTESAATSPNATSEASHTTVTPLPTSHQTESAATSPNATSEASHTTVTALPTSHHTESAATSPNATSEASHTTVTPLPTSHHTESAATSPNATSEASHTTVTPLPTSHHTESAATSPNATSEASHTTVTALPTSHHTESAATSPNATSEASHTTVTALPTSHHTESAATSPNATSEASHTTVTALPTSHHTESAATSPNATSEASHISVTALPTSHHTESAATSPNATSEASHTTVTALPTSHHTESAVTSPNATSEASHTTVTALPTSHHTESAATSPNATSEASHTTVTALPTSHHTESAATSPNATSEASHTTVTALPTSRHTESAATSPNATSEASHTTVTALPTSHHTESAATSPNATSEASHTTVTALPTSHHTESAATSPNATSEASHTTVTALSTSHHTESAATSPNATSEASHTTVTALPTSHHTESAATSPNATSEASHTTVTALPTSHHTESAATSPNATSEASHTTVTALPTSHHTESAATSPNAGLAYHRDSTPYF; translated from the exons gtgcagccacctctccgaatgccacatccgaggcctcgcacaccaccgtgacagcactccctacgtctcatcacaccgaaagtgcagccacctccccgaatgccacatccgaggcctcgcacaccaccgtgacagcactccctacgtctcatcacaccgaaagtgcagccacctccccgaatgccacatccgaggcctcgcacaccaccgtgacagcactccctacctcccatcacaccgaaagtgcagccacctctcctaatgccacatccgaggcctcgcacatcagcgtgacagcactccctacgtctcatcacaccgaaagtgcagccacctccccgaatgccacatccgaggcctcgcacaccaccgtgacagcactccctacgtctcatcacaccgaaagtgcagccacctctccaaatgccacatccgaggcctcgcacatcagcgtgacagcactccctacgtctcatcacaccgaaagtgcagccacctctccgaatgccacatccgaggcctcgcacatcacggtgacagcactccctacgtctcatcacaccgaaagtgcagccacctctccgaatgccacatccgaggcctcgcacaccac ggcctcgcacaccaccgtgacagcactccctacgtctcatcacaccgaaagtgcagccacctctccgaatgccacatccgaggccttgcacaccaccgtgacagcactccctacgtctcatcacaccgaaagtgcagccacctccccgaatgccacatccgaggcctcgcacaccaccgtgacaccactccctacgtctcatcacaccgaaagtgcagccacctctccaaatgccacatccgaggcctcgcacaccaccgtgacagcactccctacgtctcatcacaccgaaagtgcagccacctccccgaatgccacatccgaggcctcgcacaccaccgtgacaccactccctacgtctcatcacaccgaaagtgcagccacctccccgaatgccacatccgaggcctcgcacaccaccgtgacagcactccctacgtctcatcacaccgaaagtgcagccacctctccgaatgccacatccgaggcctcgcacaccaccgtgacagcactccctacgtctcatcacaccgaaagtgcagccacctccccgaatgccacatccgaggcctcgcacaccaccgtgacaccactccctacgtctcatcacaccgaaagtgcagccacctctccaaatgccacatccgaggcctcgcacaccaccgtgacagcactccctacctcccatcacaccgaaagtgcagccacctctccaaatgccacatccgaggcctcgcacaccaccgtgacaccactccctacgtctcatcacaccgaaagtgcagccacctctccgaatgccacatccgaggcctcgcacaccactgtgacagcactccctacgtctcatcacaccgaaagtgcagccacctccccgaatgccacatctgaggcctcgcacaccaccgtgacaccactccctacgtctcatcacaccgaaagtgcagccacctctccgaatgccacatccgaggcctcgcacaccaccgtgacaccactccctacgtctcatcacaccgaaagtgca gtgacaccactccctacgtctcatcacaccgaaagtgcagccacctctcccaatgccacatccgaggcctcgcacaccaccgtgacagcactccctacgtctcatcacaccgaaagtgcagccacctctcccaatgccacatccgaggcctcgcacaccaccgtgacagcactccctacgtctcatcacaccgaaagtgcagccacctccccgaatgccacatccgaggcctcgcacaccaccgtgacaccactccctatgtctcatcacaccgaaagtgcagcaacctctccgaatgccacatccgaggcctcgcacatcagcgtgacagcactccctacgtctcatcacaccgaaagtgcagccacctctccgaatgccacatccgaggcctcgcacaccaccgtgacagcactccctacgtctcatcacaccgaaagtgcagccacctctctgaatgccacatccgaggcctcgcacaccacggtgacagcactccctacgtctcatcacaccgaaagtgcagtcacctctccgaatgccacatccgaggcctcgcacaccacggtgacagcactccctacgtctcatcacaccgaaagtgcagccacctctccgaatgccacatccgaggcctcgcacaccaccgtgacagcactccctacgtctcatcacaccgaaagtgcagccacctctccgaatgccacatccgaggcctcgcacaccaccgtgacagcactctctacgtcccatcacaccgaaagtgcagccacctctccgaatgccacatccgaggcctcgcacaccaccgtgacagcactccctacgtctcatcacaccgaaagtgcagccacctctccgaatgccacatccgaggcctcgcacaccaccgtgacaccactccctacgtctcatcacaccgaaagtgcagccacctccccgaatgccacatctgaggcctcgcacaccaccgtgacaccactccctacgtctcatcaaaccgaaagtgcagccacctctccgaatgccacatccgaggcctcgcacaccaccgtgacagcactccctacctcccatcacaccgaaagtgcagccacctctccaaatgccacatccgaggcctcgcacaccaccgtgacaccactccctacgtctcatcacaccgaaagtgcagccacctctccgaatgccacatccgaggcctcgcacaccaccgtgacaccactccctacgtctcatcacaccgaaagtgcagccacctccccgaatgccacatccgaggcctcgcacaccaccgtgacagcactccctacgtctcatcacaccgaaagtgcagccacctctccgaatgccacatccgaggcctcgcacaccaccgtcacagcactccctacgtctcatcacaccgaaagtgcagccacctctccgaatgccacatccgaggcctcgcacaccaccgtgacagcactccctacgtctcatcacaccgaaagtgcagccacctctccgaatgccacatccgaggcctcgcacatcagcgtgacagcactccctacgtctcatcacaccgaaagtgcagccacctctccgaatgccacatccgaggcctcgcacaccacggtgacagcactccctacgtctcatcacaccgaaagtgcagtcacctctccgaatgccacatccgaggcctcgcacaccacggtgacagcactccctacgtctcatcacaccgaaagtgcagccacctctccgaatgccacatccgaggcctcgcacaccaccgtgacagcactccctacgtctcatcacactgaaagtgcagccacctctccgaatgccacatccgaggcctcgcacaccaccgtgacagcactccctacgtctcgtcacaccgaaagtgcagccacctctccgaatgccacatccgaggcctcgcacaccaccgtgacagcactccctacgtctcatcacaccgaaagtgcagccacctctcctaatgccacatccgaggcctcgcacaccaccgtgacagcactccctacgtctcatcacaccgaaagtgcagccacctctccgaatgccacatccgaggcctcgcacaccaccgtgacagcactctctacgtcccatcacaccgaaagtgcagccacctctccgaatgccacatccgaggcctcgcacaccaccgtgacagcactccctacgtctcatcacaccgaaagtgcagccacctctccgaatgccacatccgaggcctcgcacaccaccgtgacagcactccctacgtctcatcacaccgaaagtgcagccacctccccgaatgccacatccgaggcctcgcacaccaccgtgacagcactccctacgtctcatcacaccgaaagtgcagccacctctccgaatgc AGGCCTCGCataccaccgtgacagcactccctacttcTAA